CGGGGAACGCGTCGAGGGAGTTCCTGTATGTCGAGGACGCCGCCGAGGGCATGTGCCTTGCGGCTGAGAAGTACGGCGGGCCTGAGCCCGCGAACCTGGGCGCGGGCTTCGAGATCAAGGTCAAGGACCTTGTCGAGCTGATTGCCAGGCTGATGGATTTCAGAGGCGAGATAGTCTGGGACAGGACCAAGCCGGACGGGCAGCCCAGGCGGATGCTCGATGTGTCGAGGGCGGAGAAGCTCTTCGGGTTCAGGGCGAGGACGAGGTTCGAGGACGGCCTCAGGAAGACGATCGACTGGTATCTGGCGAATCGGAAGTGAGACACCAGGAGGTTGGAGGCTCCTTGTCGCTCTTCATCGAGTGGTTCTGAAGAACAGCCCGCCAGAAGCTGTTAAATAGCCTTCCAGTTCCTTTCGAGGCATGCCTGAGCCGATGAGCGGAAAGACCGATGTGCGGAGGAAGGGGAGGGTCCTGTTCGTGCACCCGACCAAATCGGCCTTCATCCAATCGGACATCGACCTCCTGAGCAGGCATTTCGACCTGCGCATCGTGGACGTCGGCTCACGAACGAGAAGCTTGCGGAACATGGTCGGGGCCTTTTGGGAGCTCTTGAGAGGAGCCATGTGGGCGGATGTCGCATTCTGCTGGTTCGTGGAAAGGCACACCAAATGGGCGGTTCGGATAGCGCGTGTTCTAGGCAAACCGTCGGTGGTCGTCGTTGGCGGATATGAGGTCGCCAAGGTTCCTGAGATCGGGCACGGATCCCTGCTGGATCCAAAGAAAGCCAAGATGGTGAAGCACGTGCTTGAACGAGCTACAGTGGTCCTTGCCGTTTCGGAGTTCAGCAGACAGGAGATCCTTGCTTGTTCGAGGCCCAGGCGCGTCGAGGTTTTGCACAATGGCGTCGACGCCGAGAGGTTCAGGTCCACGCCGCCAAAAGAGGACCTTGTGGTCACCGTGGGGGCTGTCAGCAAGCGCACAGTCAGGTTGAAAGGCATCGAGACCTTCGTGGCCTCGGCGTCATCCGTTCCTGATGCCCGATTCCTTGTAGTAGGCCCATGCTCAGACGATGTCGCCGAGCAGCTCAAGCAGGGCGCTCATAAGAATGTGTCCTTCCGCGGGTTCGTGCCACACGAAGAGCTTCTCGGAATCTATGGCAAGGCGAAGGTGTATTGCCAGCTGTCAATGTACGAGAGCTTCGGAGTGGCACTCGTCGAGGCCATGAGCTGCGAGTGTGTTCCGGTGGTGACGGCATGCGGCGCGCTTCCTGAGACTGTCGGAGACTCAGGGCTCATAGTGCCCTGGGAAGACGTTCAATCCTCCTCCAGGGCGATTCAGCAGGCCCTCAGAACTCCTGACGGCAAGAAGGCAAGAGAGCGGGCCATGAACATGTTCTCGATAGAGATCAGGGAGCGGGGACTCGTCCGAATAGTCGACGGACTGATTCGCGGACAAAGCGATGGATGAGTTTCCGAGCAGAAGGACATCTTGCGTTCTTCGCGATCTCTCGTCCACGGGACAATGTATCCGACGACGGTCGAAGGTTACGGGCCGCTCCCAACACCACCGGCTCATGGGGCTGCGCCTTTTAGGAATGAGTCGATCGCCTGCGCAATCCTCGCGCTCGCTCCAGCAGGTCCGAAGACCTTTGGCCTGTAGGCCGGAGGCGAGAATCCGGCGATGGCTTCCTTGATCTTCTTAGGATCCGCACCGACGAGCACATTCCACCTCGCATTGATGGTCTCGACCCACTCGGTATTGTCCCTGAGAGTGATGCAAGGCGTCCCAAGCAGGTAAGCCTCCTTCTGGAGGCCTCCTGAGTCAGTCAGGACACGAGCTGCGTTCGAGACGAGCCAGATGGCGTCCATGTGGCCCAGGGGCTTGGTCGTGATCACATTCTTGGGGATCGTTTTGCCAAGGTCGTAGTCCTCTAGCAGCTTCGCTGTCCGTGGATGAACGGAGAACACCGTGGTGACGCCCGAGTCGCCTACGGCCTTCAAGATCCCCTCTAGGTTCTTCTTCACATCCGTGTTCGAAGGACGATGGACCGTCAGGAATTGATACTCACCCTTCTTCAGCTTGAAGTGCTCGAGGATCTTCGAGTGCTTGTCCGCTGCCTTCTTGCTCTCCTCCAGGGCGTCGACCATGACATCGCCGACGACGTGGACGCCTTCCGTGATGCCCTCACGCTTGAGATTGTCCTTCGACACGTCGGTGGGGCAGAAAAGCAGCTTGGAGAGATGATCCGTCAGGACGCGGTTGAGCTCCTCTGGCATGCTCGTGTCATAGCTCCTCAGACCAGCCTCCACGTGAGCCACCGGGATGTTGAGTTTCGCGGCTGCCAGAGCGCCTGCGAGGGTCGAGTTGGTGTCCCCGAAGACGACGGCTAGTGCCGGTTGCTCGGCAATCAGGACCTTCTCGAGGGCTATGAGCATCTTGCCCGTTTGTTCGCCGTGGTCCGCCGAGCCTATCCCGAGGGCGTGGTCCGGCTTCGGTATCTTGAACTCAGAGAAGAAGTTACCAGCCATCTCGGCATCGTAGTGCTGGCCAGTGTCTATCAGCACTTCGCGGTGCCTCTTGCGGATCTCGCGCGAGAACGGAGCTAGTTTGATGAACTGCGGTCTTGCGCCCACGATCGATGCGATCTTCATGTGCTTCCGACCTAGATAAGTGGCTTCCACCACTGCTGGTTCGCGAGATACCAGTCTACGGTCTTCTTGAGCCCATCCTCGAACTTGATCTTTGGCTTCCAGCCCATCTTCCTGATTTGGTCCCAGTTGAGGGAATACCTGAAGTCGTGTCCAGGCCTGTCATCGACATACTTGATCAGGCTTTCGGGCTTCTTCATGTGCTTGAGGATGAGTTTCGCGACATCGATGTTCGGGACCTCGTTGCCGGAGCCGATGTTGATTATGTCACCCGGTTTCCCCTTGTTGAGCACGAGGTCGATCGCTCGGCAATTGTCATCAACATGGAGCCAATCCCTAACGTTCGTGCCCTTGCCGTAAATCGGCAGAGGATGGTCCCTCAGAGCCTTTATGATCAGGACCGGAACGAGTTTCTCAGGGTACTGGAACGGACCGTAGTTGTTCGACGACCGAGTGACCGTGACATTGAGGCCGTATGTGCGTACGTACGACCTCGCAAGGAGCTCGCCGCCTGCCTTGCTCGCCGAGTAGGGCGAGGACGGGTCGAGTATGTTCTCCTCGGAAAACGAGCCGGAGACGGTGGAGCCGTAGACCTCGTCCGTAGATATCTGGATAAACTTCTTCACGTCGCTCTTCCTTGCTTCCTCGAGCAAGGTGAAGACTCCAAGAACATCCGTCCTTACGAAGTCCTCGGGCGATGTTATGCTCCTGTCGACGTGGCTCTCGGCCGCGAAGTTGATGACGGAGTCGCATCCAGGAATCACATTGTGGACGACCTCCTTGTCGCAGATGTCCCCTTTGACGAAAGTGATCTTGTCCTTGACCTTTTCCAGGTTCTCCAACCTGCCTGCGTATGTGAGCTTGTCCAGGACGACTATCTCGATGCCGGGGTGCTGCTTCAGCATGTGCCTCACGAAGTTGCAGCCGATGAACCCGGCGCCGCCGGTAATCAGACATCGCATCAGTAGGTCCTCCGCTATCAGCAGTCGCAATCGGGTGCCAGGAGAAAAAGCTTCGCCATTGCCATGCACGGCCCATGCAATTCTCGCATCGGGTGTGCGCGGACCTGGTGTGTAATAACCAAAATGTATTATACTAAAATGTATTATACCATTTAGTATAGCACGGAAACGCAGGCTGCAGGTAACAGACATAACCGCATTCTGAGGAGCGCTATCCGGGGGCATGCTCGAGATGGATAACCCGTTCAAGTTCGGCGGATTGGTGACAGGCAAGGACTTTGCGGACAGAGAGAACGAGATGGATGAGATCCTGAGGGAGGTCCGCAGCGGCACGAACATCGTGATGTTCTCCCCCAGGCGCATGGGCAAATCCTCGCTCATGGCCGAGCTCATGCACAGGCACGGGGCGGAGTTCCTGTTCGTCTACGTCGATCTGTACGGCATCACGACCAAGACGCGCATGGTCGAGGTGTTCATGTCCGCCTTGGTGAGCTCCGTCTATGGCACCGTCAAGAAGGTCGCCGCTGGGATCAAGGATGTCATCAAGGGCTCCAGGCTCAGGCTGGTGATAAACGAGAAGGGCGAGCCCGGCGTGGAGTTCTCGGTCGGCGAGCCGAGCGTCCCGGAGATCCAGGACATGCTCGACATCCCCGAGGAGATCGCGAGGAAGAGGGGGAAACGCATCGTGATCGTGTTCGACGAGTTCCAGGAGATAGGTTCCCTGGACGGGGTGTCGCTGCTCAAGGCCATGAGGTCGAGGATCCAGGCTCACAGACATGTGTCGTACATCTTCGCCGGGAGCAAGAGACACATGCTCATGAGCATCTTCGAGGAGCGGGAAGGGGCATTCTTCAAGTCTGCCAAGCCTCTGGAACTGGGGCCGATTCCGAGGGCCGATTTCGAGAGATTCCTGGTGGA
Above is a genomic segment from Candidatus Thermoplasmatota archaeon containing:
- a CDS encoding glycosyltransferase encodes the protein MPEPMSGKTDVRRKGRVLFVHPTKSAFIQSDIDLLSRHFDLRIVDVGSRTRSLRNMVGAFWELLRGAMWADVAFCWFVERHTKWAVRIARVLGKPSVVVVGGYEVAKVPEIGHGSLLDPKKAKMVKHVLERATVVLAVSEFSRQEILACSRPRRVEVLHNGVDAERFRSTPPKEDLVVTVGAVSKRTVRLKGIETFVASASSVPDARFLVVGPCSDDVAEQLKQGAHKNVSFRGFVPHEELLGIYGKAKVYCQLSMYESFGVALVEAMSCECVPVVTACGALPETVGDSGLIVPWEDVQSSSRAIQQALRTPDGKKARERAMNMFSIEIRERGLVRIVDGLIRGQSDG
- the wecB gene encoding UDP-N-acetylglucosamine 2-epimerase (non-hydrolyzing), giving the protein MKIASIVGARPQFIKLAPFSREIRKRHREVLIDTGQHYDAEMAGNFFSEFKIPKPDHALGIGSADHGEQTGKMLIALEKVLIAEQPALAVVFGDTNSTLAGALAAAKLNIPVAHVEAGLRSYDTSMPEELNRVLTDHLSKLLFCPTDVSKDNLKREGITEGVHVVGDVMVDALEESKKAADKHSKILEHFKLKKGEYQFLTVHRPSNTDVKKNLEGILKAVGDSGVTTVFSVHPRTAKLLEDYDLGKTIPKNVITTKPLGHMDAIWLVSNAARVLTDSGGLQKEAYLLGTPCITLRDNTEWVETINARWNVLVGADPKKIKEAIAGFSPPAYRPKVFGPAGASARIAQAIDSFLKGAAP
- the rfbB gene encoding dTDP-glucose 4,6-dehydratase; its protein translation is MRCLITGGAGFIGCNFVRHMLKQHPGIEIVVLDKLTYAGRLENLEKVKDKITFVKGDICDKEVVHNVIPGCDSVINFAAESHVDRSITSPEDFVRTDVLGVFTLLEEARKSDVKKFIQISTDEVYGSTVSGSFSEENILDPSSPYSASKAGGELLARSYVRTYGLNVTVTRSSNNYGPFQYPEKLVPVLIIKALRDHPLPIYGKGTNVRDWLHVDDNCRAIDLVLNKGKPGDIINIGSGNEVPNIDVAKLILKHMKKPESLIKYVDDRPGHDFRYSLNWDQIRKMGWKPKIKFEDGLKKTVDWYLANQQWWKPLI
- a CDS encoding ATP-binding protein; translation: MLEMDNPFKFGGLVTGKDFADRENEMDEILREVRSGTNIVMFSPRRMGKSSLMAELMHRHGAEFLFVYVDLYGITTKTRMVEVFMSALVSSVYGTVKKVAAGIKDVIKGSRLRLVINEKGEPGVEFSVGEPSVPEIQDMLDIPEEIARKRGKRIVIVFDEFQEIGSLDGVSLLKAMRSRIQAHRHVSYIFAGSKRHMLMSIFEEREGAFFKSAKPLELGPIPRADFERFLVDRFSAAGGRLEHEAARAIVETGGGNSYYVQQIAHELFNISTRPKWPGDVESAVATTLAHQSPAFQFLWDSIKSRTQRRYLMAVAREGKTMSRSALIERYGLRSASHVQRAIKQLDARGITEGGVIVDPMLALWLRGLTERKS